The proteins below come from a single uncultured Carboxylicivirga sp. genomic window:
- a CDS encoding LytTR family DNA-binding domain-containing protein, which yields MIRTIAIDDEPLALQLLTSYIEKTPFLELIGVFDNPIDALEFLNQEEVDLMFIDIQMPDLTGIEFARILDKSPKLVFTTAYEKYALEGFKFEAIDYLLKPFGYDDFLKAAKKAEKQIDLESQETVDANNSFLFLKSDYKIRRINFNDILYIEGLKDYVKVFLQHQDKPVMSLNSLKALESKLPDEKFMRVHRSFIVNLEKIETIDRSRIVFGKEYIPVSDQYKKQFKDFLDKNFL from the coding sequence ATGATCAGAACCATTGCCATAGATGATGAACCATTAGCATTACAATTGCTTACCAGCTATATTGAGAAAACACCTTTTCTTGAATTAATAGGTGTCTTTGATAACCCAATTGATGCACTGGAATTTCTGAATCAGGAAGAAGTCGACCTGATGTTTATTGATATTCAGATGCCCGATTTAACAGGCATTGAGTTTGCACGGATTCTGGATAAATCACCTAAATTGGTTTTCACTACAGCCTATGAAAAATACGCACTGGAAGGTTTTAAATTTGAAGCCATTGATTACCTGTTAAAACCTTTTGGTTATGATGATTTTTTGAAAGCTGCAAAAAAAGCAGAAAAACAAATTGACTTAGAATCGCAGGAAACCGTTGATGCAAATAATTCCTTTTTGTTCTTAAAATCTGATTACAAAATCCGACGTATCAACTTTAACGATATACTTTACATTGAAGGACTGAAGGACTATGTAAAAGTTTTTCTTCAACATCAAGATAAGCCTGTAATGTCATTGAATTCACTAAAAGCATTGGAATCAAAACTACCTGATGAGAAATTTATGCGGGTACATCGTTCTTTTATCGTTAACCTCGAAAAGATAGAAACCATCGATCGCAGCCGCATTGTTTTCGGAAAAGAATATATTCCTGTCAGCGATCAGTACAAAAAGCAATTCAAAGATTTTCTGGACAAGAATTTTTTATAA
- a CDS encoding histidine kinase — protein sequence MIKTPHKKALTIVMHVLAWLVLVILPQLIINRYWGNQNFIAWGFYLNAAVYGIIFYINYLWLVPRFYLNNKKVIYFIIGFATIALLYFVSEYFNNTFIHNPEREKKIVEAFKRLSDEHVIPKPPVRQMQVYFFSLTSIIISGFALGLKVIEKHIATEKRQKELEKEKLNSELAFLKNQVSPHFFFNTLNNIYALIEISTQDAQASVLKLSKMMRYLLYESENGQTELKQEIDFLNHYIDLMRLRVSPKVNFEIDLPNNHLNLHVPPLLFIPFIENAFKHGISYREKSFIKIEMKVIDNQILFKCINSVSSSAESKKDEKHSGIGLENVKKRLQLLFPLKHRLDISQTDDEFSVYLSIEID from the coding sequence ATGATCAAAACTCCTCATAAAAAGGCTTTAACAATTGTAATGCATGTTTTAGCATGGTTGGTACTTGTAATATTGCCTCAGCTAATCATTAATCGTTACTGGGGAAATCAAAATTTTATAGCCTGGGGCTTTTATTTAAATGCAGCAGTTTATGGCATTATTTTCTACATAAACTATCTATGGTTAGTACCTCGTTTTTACCTCAACAATAAAAAAGTCATCTATTTTATTATTGGATTTGCAACCATTGCTTTGCTGTATTTTGTTTCCGAATATTTTAACAACACATTCATTCACAATCCCGAAAGAGAAAAAAAAATTGTAGAAGCCTTTAAAAGGTTAAGTGATGAGCATGTTATCCCCAAACCACCGGTGAGACAGATGCAAGTTTATTTCTTTTCACTCACATCAATAATAATCAGTGGATTTGCATTAGGATTAAAAGTAATAGAAAAACATATTGCAACAGAGAAAAGGCAGAAAGAACTGGAAAAAGAAAAGTTAAATTCAGAGTTGGCTTTTTTGAAAAATCAAGTTAGTCCACATTTCTTTTTTAACACTTTAAATAACATCTACGCTCTCATCGAAATTAGCACACAAGATGCTCAAGCCTCCGTGTTAAAGCTGTCAAAAATGATGCGTTATTTATTATACGAATCTGAAAATGGGCAAACAGAGCTGAAGCAAGAAATTGATTTTTTGAATCACTACATTGATCTAATGAGACTCCGGGTATCTCCTAAAGTCAATTTTGAAATTGATTTACCAAACAATCATCTTAACCTTCATGTACCACCTTTACTCTTTATTCCATTTATCGAGAATGCATTTAAACATGGCATCAGTTATCGCGAAAAATCATTTATCAAGATAGAGATGAAGGTGATCGACAACCAAATATTATTTAAATGCATAAATAGTGTTTCATCATCAGCTGAAAGTAAAAAAGATGAAAAACACTCTGGCATTGGGCTGGAGAATGTAAAAAAGCGACTACAACTATTATTTCCACTCAAACATCGTTTAGATATTTCGCAAACAGATGATGAATTTAGTGTTTATTTAAGTATTGAGATAGATTAA
- a CDS encoding ABC transporter permease: MNYINLTKIAVNALKRNKFRAILTMLGIIIGVGSVIGMLSIGEGSKKNIQDEISSMGSNMIFVMPGSQHRGGVMMGNSNSKSLTLKDVEQLKKSTQYLSRISPQVSTSGQAIKGNKNWPTSIYGVNDEYLEIRKYEIEDGRIFTEQEINSLGKVCLVGKTVVENIFGTSIDPVGQTIRFEGIPLKIIGVLKEKGQNGMGMDQDDLILAPYTTVQRRMLAITHIQAIYASSIDEQSTDQAIEEIETMLRSQHKLKADADDDFEVRSQAEMVQAFTSVSDMLTMLLGAIAGISLLVGGIGIMNIMFVSVTERTKEIGLRMSVGGSGNDILMQFLIEAVILSIFGGIIGIVFGLLVSLVATNALNLPFLIMENAIILSFLVCTAIGVFFGWYPARKAANLNPIDAIRHE, translated from the coding sequence ATGAATTATATAAATCTTACTAAAATAGCAGTCAACGCATTGAAGCGAAATAAATTCAGGGCTATTTTAACCATGTTGGGTATCATCATTGGAGTAGGCTCGGTAATTGGGATGCTTTCCATTGGTGAAGGATCGAAAAAGAACATTCAGGATGAGATTTCAAGCATGGGATCGAACATGATATTTGTAATGCCAGGCTCTCAACATCGAGGCGGTGTGATGATGGGTAACTCCAATTCAAAATCATTAACCCTCAAAGACGTTGAGCAATTGAAGAAAAGCACTCAATACTTAAGCCGCATTTCACCACAAGTTTCAACCAGTGGACAAGCCATTAAAGGAAATAAAAACTGGCCAACCAGTATTTACGGTGTGAATGATGAATATTTGGAAATAAGAAAATACGAAATTGAAGATGGCCGTATCTTCACCGAACAGGAAATCAACAGTCTTGGAAAGGTTTGCCTGGTAGGTAAAACAGTTGTTGAAAATATCTTTGGTACCAGCATTGATCCCGTAGGCCAAACCATTCGTTTCGAAGGTATTCCTTTAAAAATTATTGGAGTACTAAAAGAAAAAGGTCAGAATGGTATGGGTATGGATCAGGATGATTTGATTCTGGCCCCGTACACCACGGTTCAACGACGTATGTTAGCCATTACGCATATTCAAGCTATTTATGCCTCCTCTATTGATGAACAAAGCACTGATCAGGCCATTGAAGAGATTGAAACCATGCTACGTTCTCAGCATAAATTAAAAGCAGATGCTGATGATGACTTTGAGGTTCGTTCTCAGGCAGAGATGGTGCAGGCTTTTACCTCGGTAAGCGATATGCTTACCATGTTATTGGGAGCCATTGCCGGCATCTCTTTATTGGTGGGTGGCATTGGTATTATGAACATCATGTTTGTATCGGTAACCGAGCGCACCAAAGAGATTGGTTTACGTATGTCGGTTGGAGGAAGTGGCAACGATATCTTAATGCAATTCCTTATTGAAGCGGTAATACTAAGCATCTTCGGAGGAATTATTGGAATTGTGTTTGGTTTATTGGTTTCGCTAGTAGCTACCAATGCATTAAATCTTCCATTTCTGATTATGGAGAATGCCATCATTCTTTCATTCCTGGTTTGTACTGCAATCGGGGTATTCTTTGGGTGGTATCCAGCCCGCAAAGCAGCCAATCTGAATCCGATCGATGCTATCAGACATGAGTAA